The segment GAATTTATCCAATAATCACAGCCCAGAgcatgaaaaatgttttcaactgTTCTGAACAAGAATTTTTACTTCATCTGACATTTTTCTTAAGAAGGCAAATCATACTGAATTAACATTTGGCCCAAGTAAAggtttcattcatttcacttttcttGGAAGTGAGAATAAGTCATCCTTTGCcttaataaatgcattttcccCTTTCTGCATCTGAGGGAACCAAGACAACCCAGAACACCAAATATTCTAGACCACTCTCATCAGGGTCAGAGGTAGTAGGAGATGGTCACACTTGGGGAGGACTTTAAATTTGGATTCTACTTCCAAGGGATGCAAAGTATTCCTTCAACCTCTTGCCCTTCTTTTCCATTCTCCCTTGACCAAATCAAGAAAGGAAACCAGGGTCAAGGATGTCTCCTTCATCCTTTTCCTCTTAACACCTGCCTGGgttcatgaaaatttaaaaccagGCAATGCTCATTCGGTCTTGACCTTCAAACATAAAATCAACATGATTTGGGAGTAGCCAAGAAAAAGGTCCAAACGTGTTTCTGCTGAAGACTCAATTGAGCAGTTCTCAGTGAATTAGACTGTGATGCTTACATCCATGAGGTGGAGGCTCAAGGGAGAATCCATCTTGTAAGCACCAAGAGAGGGCTTCATGTCCTTAAAGATCAGTTGGTAATCATAATGGAGCCCAATGCATATGTAAAGCTCTAAATATCCCATTGCTAAAAAGGACACAAACCCCAACATGGACATGGATTAGGATAATACAGTCTTTTAAGATGCCCCTttagaggcaagaatatacaatggggaaaagacagtctcttcaacaaatggcgctggaaaaactggacagctacatgcaacagaatgaaactgaaccactttctcacaccatatacaaaaataaactcgaaatggattaaggacctaaatgtgagacctgaaaccataaaaatcctggaagaaaacattggcagtaatttctttgacatacgtagcaacatttttctaataggtctcctgaggcaagggaaagaaaagcaaaaacaaactatagggactacaccaaaataaaaagcttttgcacagcaaggaaatcatcaacaaaacaaaaaaggcaacctactgaataggagaaaatatttgcatgatatatccaataagtggttagtatccaaaatatataaagaacttctacaacacccccccaaaaaaatcccgttaaaaaatgggcacaagacatgaatagacatttttccaaagaagacctacatatggccaacagacatatgaaaagatgcttaacatcactaatcatcaaggaaatgcaaatcaaaactacaataagagaGCACCTCACACCTaccagaatggctagaatcaaaatgacaaataaccagtgttggcaaggatgcagagaaaaaggaacctccATGCACCActaatgggaatgcaaactggtgcagccactgtggaaaaacagtgtggaggttcctcaaaaaattacaaatgccatacgatccagtaattccactactggtatttacccacagaaaacaaaaacactaattcgaaaagatctATGTActtctatgtttactgcagtactgtttacagtagccaagatacggaTACCAAGGTATGACACTCAAGTGTCAGTAcgtagatgaatgggtaaagatgtggtaatatacacacaatggaatatcacccAACCATAACacagaatgagatcttgctatctgtgacaacatggatggacctagacagtattatgctaagtgaaataagtcacataccatatgatttcacttaaaggtacaatctaaaaaacaaatgaataaacaaaacacagaaacaggcccataaacacagagaataactgatggttgtcagagggaagaaggtgggaggatgggcaagatggggggaggggagagggagacacaggtttccaattatggaatgaataaaattcacaaagataaaaggtatagcacagggaatatagtcaatgataaaACAATAGTGTTGTACGGTTGACAGACGgaagctacacttgtgatgagcacagcataatgtatgaAGAAgtttaatcactatgttgtacacctaaaacttactaacatggtatgttaactacactcaaaaaaatttaaaaaggtgcTGCTTTATATCCAATTACATTTTCTACTCACCACAAATggaagcataaatatttatattcctcTTTCAAGACTCTAGATGGGAAAGcacttctaagaattttaaatgcaaagaCAGAGAACCCACTGAGACAGAGAAAAAGTTATATTCTACTatataaaaaaagttattataCTACAGTAATAGTTTCTGGGGGGAAATGGTCTCTTGGGAAAATGTAAtcaaacacaggaaacaaaaagagatCACAGATTATTACACATTACACAGGacaattaaaaatacagtgaCTTTATTTCCATCTTCTTACAGTCCCCAGTATCACATGTGGTAAGGAGCATCATCTCtataaacacaaacatttttCAAGAAAGCATGTTACAAGATAGGATATGTAAGCAACAGTTTGGCAGAATTTTATCAACTCTAGTAGTtcagagcccccctcccccacaaaaaagccaagttttaaaatgcaaaaataacagTTAGCTTTATTTAACATATGTTACACCTTAACACTTAAAATACCATGCTCTAGTTAAATATTTCATCAACAACActgtatacaaataaaatattacacaaaatatatttaagaaaatgttttggtCTTTGATctgaacaataaataaaaacacaggcaCTTCTACACTGAGACAGGGAAGCAGTCACTACTCAGAATAATTTTGTATAAGCGGCATGTGAAAATATGGCAAGAATAGAATCCTGGAGTTTTAAACTGACAATCCACTCATGAGAAGGTCTGCAGTTTCCATCTTTTCACTTAAAGTTCAGAAATGATATATGCTTTCCTGGGTCAATTCAATTTTCAGCTGACCATTACAGAATCATACTCATTACCATCAAAtactaaaatttgagaactatCATGATACCCCCCAGCAACCCATATACAAGAACAGTTAAACTTTCTCCTTAATACAGCCCCCTAAGACCATAACAAGGTAAACCGGATAAATGTTACACACTGATTCTCATTTTGCAAAATTAACTGACCTGATTAACACAAGAAAATACTGTTGGGGTGGCAGGAAATTATGACAGAAGTTAATTTTTctagacaatttaaaaaattcatccaaattccatgaaaataaatggaattccATTCAACAAAAACCACTGGATCGTATAAAACAAAGTCTTTGTAGCCAGTAAGTTTATAAACACCTAAACTGCAGGTAATTCACTCATTATAATGTAAAGTAGGAATATGATGATATGGGGGCAAAACATAAATAATCTAAAACGGTCAAATTCCACAAACTTATGATTTCAGATAAGAAGGGaggcaaattagaaaatatgGCCATTAGCCACAGGAAGGATCAGAACCAATCATCCCCACCACATCCTcgataaaaaaattataatctgcTTTCCCTCTTCAGAAGGTACCACACTAGAGGGTTTAGAGGTCCTCAAATGGATACTACTAATAAAGGCAATTTTGATGGTTTAACATAGAAGTTACCCCTAATGTGAAAGAACACAACATGGGAACTATTCAAGATAGGTCTTTCTATGCGGAACTTAGTTTGTATGTATTTCAGCAATTTAAATGAGCATCTTGCAACCGAGACCAAATACCAATCATCTCTTGAGGTTTTCTACTATGTACTAACATCAAATCTACATAGGAACAAATgttattcttgtttttctcctctatATCAAATGTCTTGAAGCCTTTATGTTTCTCCGGAACGAGGCCGAGCTTCTGAAGGCACATTCCAGTATACACATCATCAATGGGGTAAAGAAGGACCTGGTCAGTGATGTTATACAGCCTCAGGGCCAGGTGGCCAGAGTAGAGGAACCCACCTCCCCCCGCATAAGGCGGATAGACGCCAGTGTAAACAACTTCTGGGATGTAGTACTTCAGTTTCTTATCCCGATGGGGTCCAGCATTGTGGATCACATCACCTATAAACAAATCTTTGGCTTTGTTTTGGGGTAAGCTATTCAAGTAATTCAGGATGTGATGGGTATTCACAAAAACATCGTCATCGCCCTTGAAAACGAACTCGGCATTTGGGCAAGAAGTGCTCACCCACCTGAGAAAGAGCACTTCTTTCAGGGACAAGTTGAAGAAAGTGTCTCTGTAGTTCCACATAAGAATGTCTTGGTGCTTCTCACTCTCAAATTTCAGCATGTCTGACAGGTCTGGGTGGTTGTCCTCAGGCGGGGTCTGACCCAGTAAGAAGACTCTCACCACCGTCTGGTTCCCCACATGGGTTTCTCTGCCCCAAGATTCCCGAATTGCTTGCCTTCTAGCAAAATGTGGGATGAGGGACTTTATCGCCAGTATTAAGAAGGGTTTCTTTGCACATTTATCCGGTTGATCTATAAGTAGTGAATAATTTCGACATCTCAAATACAGCAGAAAGTCTTTAAATCTGTCTGGCAAATTGCTGAAACCTGAAACCACTGACATGACCCTCAGGTCAGGTTCACAAAAGTTTAGATGGCTTATGTTGGAAAACCCATATACGTCCCCTGTGTGGTTGGCCAACGCATTCAAGATGGGATTGTACTGCCTGTTCAGCTTTTCTTGTTCTCTGTTCCAGTAAGCCACAGGGGGGTCCGAGATCTTCCAGAACTTTTCTTTGGGTATTATTACTTccccctttccatttttttcttggctGCTACTTTTGGAGACTTCCACgatcaaataaatgaagacattaaCCATCATCAGGATACCCAACAATTTTATTCTTCGACGTCCAACACTCATTTCTCATATCTGGAATAAAAAGGAGGAGCACTGTATTAATTAGATAattattaatttgcatttgtgGACATATGTCACTTGTCTCTTTATCTTCTCTGGAATAGTGGTTTAGAACACAGATTCTAGACTTGTACCGCCTAGGTTCAAATCAGGGCACTACCATTCTAGCTCTGTGACTGTGGGCAAATTGTATAACTGacatctcagtttctccatctctaaGATGGGGACAATAACCCACTTCATAGGATGGTTGCGAGGGCTCTACGATTTTATATGTAAAGCTTTGGAAACAGTGGCTGGTCCATAGCAAGCAGTACATAAATGACTGTAAATAGTGTGGCTGTCTTCGACACCTGAGGGCAAAGAGATGCATTTACTAAATAACCTCACAGGTGTCCAACTTCCTTGCTTATAAGGACACACATACAAATCAGTGTGTTACAAACTGATTTGCTCACAATTCAtagcaaatacattttatatcgTGACCTAGTAAACACATGTAactgtatttatatgtgtgttaCAACTGTGAGTTGCCATGTAATTCacaaaaattttccattttgttctatttcattttttagaatatgGTGGTCCCAACCCTGAATTGTTCCTCAACCCAccatttaacaaatgaagaaaacaaggcaAGAGAGACAGATTAAGATGCTTGCCCAGGGTTGCAGGGCTAGGAGGTGGAGGAGACACTAACCACAACGAATATTCAGAAAATGGAAAGCCTCACACCGGCTTTAACTGACTGGCCCAAAACTGAGAACGACCCAAAtaccatcaacagaagaatggattatcaaactgtggtatattcatacactGGAATAAccctcagcaataaaaaaggaaatgacttcTACTCGCAGCAACACTACAACACTGTGCATGAAAGACAgacctcaggggcgcctggctggctcagtcagaggagcacatgactcttgatcttggggtcctacgTTTGATTCCCAAGTTGGGTGTAGGAATTACttcaaacaaagaaacaaagaagtgtttataaaaaaaaaagaagaagaagatgacaaccttggggcacctgggtggctcagtcgttaagcatctgccttcgactcaggtcatgatcccggggtcctgggatcgagccccacattgggctccctgctcagcggggcatctgcttctccctctaccactcttcctctgccccctcatgatcatgctctctttctctctcaaataaattttttaaaaaagagagaagaagaccTGAAATTCCATTTATGTCAGGTTCAAGAAGGCAAGATTAATCTAGGACCCAGAAATCTGAAAACAGATAGGGATCGACATTTCCACTGACTGGAAAAGGACAGGAGGGAACTTTCTAGGGCATAGAAATGTACTATGTATGTCTTGGCCTGGACGAGGGTTTCATggatgtatacatttgtcaaaactcaaacaGCATACTTAAGAGCTCTGCTGTTTAtagcaaaatgaaaaagggaaatgaaaatgacattttcatgaAATATCAAAGGCCAAGAATAGATTTCAGGCTGTGGGCAacagcagaaaagaagaaagagtaataAAACAGTTTGCTGGATATAACTCCAGAGTTCTAGCACTACTGAGATAGATAACCGACCGTAAGAACAACCATTTAGATAAGCTCGACATTAAAAGACAAgccataaaataacaataaataaataaatagatagatagataaataaataaaagacaagccATTAGGCAATACACTGTAAGGAATTTTCTTATCAGGCTAATTCTACAACTGAGAATCTATACTTAGAATTCCTAAGAACTCTTGCATTCCAGGCACGGTGTAGTATCCTCCTTGATATGGTGAATCTATGAAGTAGGTGTTGTtacttttattcccattttataccTGAGGAAACAGTTTTAAAGAAGTCGCTGTTAAGGGCAGAGATGGATTCCAAGGCCACCAAGTCAATGAGGTTCCAAGGCCACCAAGTCAAATGGTAGCCACTCTCCTCCGACCTCTAGAAACAAAGCTGGGTGTCCATTTTAATCAAGGgtagtgtttattattatttttttaatataagaggATTTTTAGGTTTACTGGGTTCTAACAAACAGTCCCAAGGTAGAAATGTCCGTCATGCTGCGAATGTTGCTAAGTTATCACACGCCGGACAGCCCAGATTAGATGGGTTGGAATTCACAAGTTCTTTTGTGTCTCTTAAAATCTGTCTAGTAGATCCCTATCTAGTTGCTTGTGTTTACCACTGCTAAATAGCTTTGGTTATAGACACAGCagtaaaagatgtttaaaaaaaaaaacccaaaaaacaacaaccagggcgtctgggtggctcggtcgttaagtgtctgccttcagctcaggtcatgatcccagagtcctgggatcgagccccacgtcatcgggctccctgctcagcaggaagcctgctcctccctcccccactccccctgcttgggttccctctctcgctgtgtctctgtcaaataaataaaatcttaaaaaaaaagaaaaatcccctaTCCCATACCCCCACACCCCTAAAGCTTTTGCATATCTAGAAAACAAGGCAGATGACAAAGTTATGTGGGAGCCCCCTCAGCTCACCCAGTAAGCAGCTCCCCCATCACCACCCCCATTTCTCCCCTCACTTCTCAACCACTACCCACCTCCACCCCTCAAGAATCCCACCACTTAGCCACCAAGAAagggccattttaaaaaatattttatttatttatttatttagagagtgagcaagcaggggccgggggggggggggggggagagggagagaatcccaagcagactcccaaggcagggctcgatctcatgcccccgagatcatgacctgagctgaaatcaagagtcggacgcttaggGGCGCATGGGTAGCTCaggattaagcgtctgcctttggctcgggtcatgatcccagggtccggggatcgtgccccgcactgggctcctgctcagcaggaagcctgcttcttcctctcccactccccctgcttgtgttccctctctcactgtctctctgtcaaataaataaataaataatcttaaaaaaaaaaaaagagtcagccgcttaactgactaagccacccaggcaccccaagaaagggCCTTCTTAAACTTCCTCCAGAGAAGGCagtttaaaaaaaccacaatacaTTTCTTACTCCTTAATTCCAGTTTGAAAGGGCCCCAAGGCACATACAACCTGAATAATTCAAACACCCACACCCAAGTCTAGGGTCCATATCTTCCTTAGGTCAGCTCCTTTCAAATGAGCTTTTGGGCAAATCTAAGGAGCAAACTGAAGGTCTCAGTCCAAGACACCTTTGGCAAGTTAAACCTCTTTGCTCTGGGCCTtacttataagaagaagagaacTCAAATGGACACTCAGAATGTACTTGCATGGGGTACCTCATGCAGGTAAAGAAATCGccatcttttaagaaaataaataataattttaagggtcgttcttttttttttggtttctagaTGAGACAAAATGGTTTTCAAAAACAAGTGATTCTCTCTAAATTGGAATAACTCTCCTAAAGCTACAGTAGCACTTGACCCCGTATCTCTGATGTCTACGTGTTGGGTGCTTCATGTAAACAGCTTGAAGGAAGGGCAATAAGGAAAAGAATGAGGGTGAATGGAGAAAGCCTACAATGAGGAAAAAGATCTGGAAGGTACTCAGGAAAAAAACAGCACACACTGTGAACAGCTAGCTACTGAAATTTTCAACTCAGAAAAGGAATATGGGTATCAGGAGACTACTTCTGAAAGTTCTAGAGTAAGAGAGATCAgcttaaggaagaaaaaaggaaagcacagaaCTCTACATAGCAGGTTGTGAACCTGTGAGTTAATTTTCCTAGGTAAAGATTCCGGGAGAATAGTATGTGAGATGACTGCAGATAAATGAGCTGGTTGTACATCCAGGTTATGGGGCAGGGTTATGGCTATTTGGAACCCAGCCATAACTGTCTGAATGATGGTCTGAAGTTTCTGTCATGGAAAGCACCGTTCCTTCTTTTGGGA is part of the Neomonachus schauinslandi chromosome 10, ASM220157v2, whole genome shotgun sequence genome and harbors:
- the B3GNT2 gene encoding N-acetyllactosaminide beta-1,3-N-acetylglucosaminyltransferase 2; amino-acid sequence: MSVGRRRIKLLGILMMVNVFIYLIVEVSKSSSQEKNGKGEVIIPKEKFWKISDPPVAYWNREQEKLNRQYNPILNALANHTGDVYGFSNISHLNFCEPDLRVMSVVSGFSNLPDRFKDFLLYLRCRNYSLLIDQPDKCAKKPFLILAIKSLIPHFARRQAIRESWGRETHVGNQTVVRVFLLGQTPPEDNHPDLSDMLKFESEKHQDILMWNYRDTFFNLSLKEVLFLRWVSTSCPNAEFVFKGDDDVFVNTHHILNYLNSLPQNKAKDLFIGDVIHNAGPHRDKKLKYYIPEVVYTGVYPPYAGGGGFLYSGHLALRLYNITDQVLLYPIDDVYTGMCLQKLGLVPEKHKGFKTFDIEEKNKNNICSYVDLMLVHSRKPQEMIGIWSRLQDAHLNC